The Parabacteroides sp. AD58 genome includes a window with the following:
- a CDS encoding dihydroorotase, with product MNKKLIKNVRIINEGRSYQGAVLINGEMIEAVYEGEVPSEIIAETNDIVDGQGKWLLPGCIDDQVHFREPGLTYKADIYSESRAAVAGGVTSFMDMPNTKPQTTTIENLEWKFNRAAETSAANYSFFFGGTNDNMEEIRRLDRSRVPGLKLFLGSSTGNMLVDKKDALERIFSESDLLIAVHAEKEEIIKRNIAYYTQKYGEDLDISFHSKIRSEEACYASSSEAVELATRLGTRLHILHLSTAKETTLLDNKLPLKDKKITGEVCVHHLWFHDGDYALFGNRIKWNPSIKTLADRTALREAVNNDKIDIIATDHAPHLLSEKEGSCLKAASGGPLVQHSLIVMLELAMEGRFTYEKVVDKMAHKPAELFHIDRRGYIRPGYYADLVLIDPNKTWTVSKENILTKCGWSPFEGYTFHHAVDTTWVNGEIVWQDGQIRDNVHGKELKYFL from the coding sequence ATGAACAAGAAACTGATAAAAAATGTCCGTATCATCAATGAAGGACGGAGTTATCAAGGTGCAGTACTGATCAACGGTGAAATGATTGAGGCCGTGTATGAAGGAGAAGTTCCTTCCGAAATCATAGCTGAAACAAACGATATCGTAGATGGCCAGGGCAAATGGCTACTGCCAGGTTGTATAGATGATCAGGTACATTTCCGCGAACCCGGACTAACGTACAAAGCTGATATTTACTCAGAGAGTCGGGCTGCCGTGGCTGGTGGCGTCACCTCGTTTATGGATATGCCAAACACAAAGCCTCAGACAACAACCATCGAAAACCTGGAATGGAAATTCAACCGGGCTGCTGAAACGTCTGCTGCCAATTATTCTTTCTTCTTCGGAGGAACCAATGATAATATGGAAGAAATCCGCCGTCTCGACCGTTCACGCGTCCCGGGATTAAAGCTGTTCTTAGGCTCTTCGACCGGAAATATGCTGGTAGATAAAAAAGACGCGCTCGAAAGAATCTTTAGTGAAAGTGATCTGTTGATTGCCGTCCATGCCGAAAAAGAAGAAATAATCAAAAGAAACATCGCTTACTACACCCAAAAGTATGGCGAAGATCTGGATATTTCTTTCCATAGTAAAATTCGTAGTGAAGAAGCTTGTTATGCCTCCTCTTCTGAAGCTGTCGAACTGGCTACCCGGTTAGGAACGCGTTTGCATATTCTTCATCTGTCAACAGCCAAAGAAACTACTTTACTGGATAACAAGCTTCCTTTGAAGGACAAGAAAATTACCGGAGAAGTTTGTGTACATCATCTGTGGTTCCATGACGGCGATTATGCCTTGTTCGGCAACCGAATCAAATGGAATCCTTCTATCAAAACACTGGCCGACCGGACAGCCCTGCGTGAAGCCGTTAATAATGACAAAATAGATATCATTGCCACCGACCACGCTCCTCACCTGCTTTCCGAGAAAGAAGGATCTTGTCTGAAAGCAGCCTCAGGCGGACCGTTGGTACAACATTCTTTAATCGTCATGCTGGAATTAGCCATGGAAGGCCGCTTCACATACGAAAAGGTCGTGGATAAAATGGCCCATAAACCCGCCGAACTTTTCCACATCGACCGTAGAGGTTACATACGTCCGGGTTATTATGCAGACTTAGTCTTAATTGATCCGAACAAGACATGGACTGTAAGTAAGGAAAACATCCTGACCAAATGTGGCTGGTCTCCATTTGAAGGATATACTTTCCATCATGCCGTTGATACGACGTGGGTAAATGGCGAAATTGTTTGGCAAGACGGTCAAATACGCGATAATGTACACGGAAAAGAGTTGAAATATTTTTTATAA
- a CDS encoding RNA polymerase sigma factor: protein MEGLSDTYYINRILAGDTSCFACLLDKYSQPLFALIFRIVQNREDAEELTEDVFIKAFRQLESFRGEGNFANWLYRIAYNMAISAVRKKKIEYLSIEDSQLTNVSEEEVQEALGSYGTAQQLEWLDRALAQLPPDDRALIQLFYMEEKSLEDLTGITGLSLSNLKVKLHRIRKKLYVLLTEEEKNQDVVQKK from the coding sequence ATGGAAGGATTATCGGATACATATTATATCAACCGGATTCTGGCAGGCGATACCAGTTGCTTCGCCTGTCTGCTGGATAAATACAGCCAACCGTTGTTTGCTCTGATCTTCCGGATTGTACAAAACCGGGAAGATGCAGAGGAACTGACGGAAGATGTATTCATCAAGGCATTCCGACAATTGGAATCTTTCCGCGGAGAAGGTAATTTTGCCAATTGGTTGTACCGGATTGCTTACAACATGGCGATATCGGCTGTCCGAAAAAAGAAGATAGAATACTTGTCAATAGAAGATTCACAACTGACGAATGTATCCGAAGAGGAAGTGCAGGAAGCATTAGGTTCATACGGAACAGCCCAGCAGTTGGAATGGCTGGACCGGGCTTTGGCCCAGCTTCCGCCAGACGACCGGGCTTTGATCCAATTATTCTATATGGAAGAGAAAAGCCTTGAAGACTTGACGGGTATTACCGGCCTGTCGCTGTCTAATCTGAAAGTGAAGTTACACCGCATACGAAAGAAACTGTATGTGCTGCTGACTGAAGAAGAAAAGAATCAGGATGTTGTTCAGAAGAAGTAA
- a CDS encoding DUF6249 domain-containing protein, giving the protein MMDFISIPLVVGIICYGIYSLFELFVHKKERLMIIEKLSEKVDWTVLDGKLQLPSFAQKRVSFSALKIGCLMAGLGLGLLIGFIFHTFICVNFEGDWQMLSMAYGASVLLCGGLGLILAFIIENKLEKKNDE; this is encoded by the coding sequence ATGATGGATTTTATTTCTATTCCGCTGGTTGTCGGAATCATTTGTTACGGAATTTACAGTTTGTTTGAATTGTTCGTTCATAAGAAAGAACGGCTGATGATTATTGAGAAATTATCGGAAAAAGTAGATTGGACTGTATTGGACGGGAAACTTCAGTTGCCAAGCTTTGCGCAAAAACGGGTATCCTTCAGTGCTTTGAAGATAGGTTGCCTGATGGCCGGCTTAGGATTAGGCTTGTTGATCGGTTTTATTTTCCATACGTTTATATGTGTAAATTTCGAGGGTGACTGGCAAATGCTTTCTATGGCGTATGGAGCGTCGGTTTTATTATGCGGTGGTCTGGGACTGATCCTGGCATTTATTATCGAGAACAAGCTGGAAAAGAAGAATGATGAATAA